The Raphanus sativus cultivar WK10039 chromosome 6, ASM80110v3, whole genome shotgun sequence sequence AAGAATCCCTGGTGATTGGAAACTAACCTGCGTGTATCGTCCAAGCTCGTGTTTCCTGCCATAGAGAATGGATATTTTAGAGGCTATGTTTCAAACTAATAGCGTGTCTGAATGTGATCATTTTACCTTTTCACCAGAAGTGAAATAGGTCTGCAATCCTAGCAGACTGTATGTTGCCCTGATAAGGTTCCCAAGGCCACTCTCGCTGACACCTAGCGAGTTCAAATATTCTATCCGCTCCTCAAGAGGAAGCTCGGTTAACTCAGACTCAACCTAAAGAGAAGATTTAGTTCAAGTAAAGCCTCAGCGTGCATaagaaagaaaacagaaaatgaTTCGTGGCTGACCTGAGCTGAAACAACGACATGACCAGACTGCAAATCCGAAGAAAGACCCTTAACTTGCTCAACATAAGGATTCTTGTCAGGCTCAGCAAGATCGGTTTCAGCAACATTAGCGACGTAGATCATAGGCTTCATGGTGAGCAAGCAGAGATGCTTAACGACGTCCTTCTCGAGGTCATTCAATGCAACAGAACGTGCAGGTTTGCCGTCGAGAAGGGCCTCCTGAATCCTTTGGAGAGCAGATTTTTCAGCTTCCTCCTGTGGTCATAGAATGTCACATCACATAACaagaaacaagagagagaggGTTATTGAATGAAATGAAATGATTAAGTAGTAGTTGGTTAACCTTGACTTTGGATTGAGAATCCTTAGCCTTGCCTTTGTTAAGTCTGTCGATACGTTTACCAATCTGATCCAAGTCGCAGAAGATAAGCTCGAGATTGATGACATCGATGTCAGAAGTGGGATCAACTTTGCCGTTGACATGAATAATGTCGTTGTCCTCAAAACAGCGGACCACCTGGAGGATGGAGTCTACTTCTCTGATGTGAGATAAGAACTTGTTCCCTAATCCCTACATCAAACAAACTTGTAagagtttgtttgtttgtttgttgtaatGAGATAAAAGAGAGAATAATTGAGACACCTCGCCTTGACTGGCACCCTTGACAAGACCAGCAATGTCGACGAACTCAATGGAAGCAGGGACCACTTTCTGAGAGTTGGTGAGCTTTGAGAGCACTTGAAGACGAGAATCAGGAACTGCCACTATACCAACATTCGGCTCTATTGTGCAGAAAGGGAAATTAGCTGCTTGAGCCTTTCCATTCTCCACCTTTATTGGAAAAAGAATAACATTTTTTCAAACAAACGCAAaaggtgttcgacgaaatgcctcAGAGAGAAATTAAACTCAGAacgcaaaaaaagaagaagaagaagacttacGACGGCGTTAAAGAGAGTGGACTTTCCGACGTTTGGAAGACCGACGATTCCGGCTTTCAAGCTCATGCTTACTTTCGATGAGAAACATCGCTTCTCCAAAGTCAAAACTCCGACCAACTTGGTGGATTTCAGGGAGAAGAGGGAGTGGTTTCTGAAGAGATGATGAGACTTTGACGGCAGTAAAGTCAGAGCCGTGACGACGCTGCTACAAGCTGCTCTCGCCATTTGCTGCGCCAAGGGGACTGTGGCTACGCTCTGCCTcttccctctctctctatctttctATCTTTCCGAGCTTTTTAAGGCCCAATACTAATGCCCTCAAGTTTAATTAGAGGACCCAATATTTCTCGgccttttattttgtttgtcaaactttttcttttttttgaacatctGTCAAACTAGTATTAGTGAGCCTACGTTTCCTTTGGTCAGCTACCCCATTTAGTTAGTTATACTTATATCATGGTCAGACTAGATAATTCTCTGAGCAGCATTTCTATCTGATTGTGTTtgatatatatgaaaaaaaataaagtttatggTCCTACCTTCTTTCGCTAGTTGGTCTGCTCAACCATCTTTGCTCCGGAGAATATGATGCATACTCATGCTCTCAAAGTCAGGGACAGAAACAAGGTGTCAGGAGGGGGTCAGGTGgctccaattttttttgaaaattgttctagttattatcaaatatttaatattgacccaaactcaaaattattagggcatctccaacccaactccattttttcctccaaaatggagtaaaattgagtttggagtagaaaatgctCAAACCCCACTCCATTTctcactccataatggagtttactccataaatggagtaatctaattttttttttgttcatcactccattatggagtgagAAATAGAGTGGAGTTAGAGCATTTTTACTCCataatcacttttactccattttggaggaaaaaatggtgttttacattggagatgctcttaatgACCCCTATTAAATCAAGTTTAATTGAggaatttagaataaaaattatatccttaattttttcttttataactttagaattttcttttaattttttttttgtcagcaacttAAACAAAATCATGAATCATATCGATTTTGCAAACCAAACTCtcttcataatttatttttaactagaatattataatttcatattcTTAATAACAagataataagaaaaaaatctattacATAAAAATCAGTTTTACGTGAttcttctaaaatattatttataaatttaataatacatataaaatttaaatttgatttgaaattaatattaaaataatataaatacatttataataattattaaaaatgattttttgtaaacttaaatTTAGTATGACCCCGGTAAATTTTTGTTCTGGCTATGCCACTGCTCGAAGTTATCATGTAAACTCTGAAAAGTATCAGTCTCCAAGCATAAACAGACCAGTTCATCAAGCTCGTAGTCATATCTACTAGGTCATAGCAGTCCATCTCTAAATGATCGGTTGGATCCTCATGTCTTTCATACATGAGGCTGCCCAAGGTAATATTTTCATCTTTCTGTGTAAAGCTGAGAAGCTTCTGTTACACTCATGTAATCATATCCACTGAAACAGAAAAGTTACTATGTTCTTATTTATGCGtggattctcttctttttcttttttttccgcCGGATTTtcattaccattataaaattcAACATAAATGATGTTTAGGCTTagtcaaaaagtttaaataatttGAACGTTTAATTACATATACTCggtgaaaaaaaatatatgtattcaAACGTTACATATATTTCTGTGAAGATTTTAAACgtttatatgtaaaaaaattaatattgttataattatttattttatgtgtacaaatctatttatttgattgattttcaaaatatttttaaatttacatgttattctatatatttttaaagacatattttataatttgaaacaatttagatattttaaaatatatttttataatactttCATATTGAATTTTAAAGCTAAATGTGATGTAATGGGTTTCAtcttttattattgttatcaTATTTTTACCTATTGGTAACATCTTATTTCCTTTCAGTATATAAACTTGAGACTGCAAGATATTTGAAATTAtgtttcatcatctctttaGACTTTTACAACACAAAGTGAATGATTTGTATGCAAATGTAGATCCTCGAGAAGAATCAATCTCTTGTTATTTTTGTGGTCTAAACACTTTAGCTGCAGCTGTTAACTGTTTGTTACTTTTAATCCATCAAATTATAGTGGGCGGTTTTTGTATAACACTTGAAATAATTTGAGGAGCAAATTATCACTTTTCTACCAAGATATGGATTAAGAGAATAAAAGTTTATAATGTCTAGGATTTATCTAAATATTAGATATCTAATGCGTTTACAAATcatattttactatataaagagatgtcaaATTGTAtcataatttacaaatttaagagttttaaatgttttagataatatgattcacatattttatgttaaaacttATTAGTATTGTCATTTGTCCACATCTCTTTTTGGTAATCAAATATAAACAGTAGAATCTGACATTCTTGAACaaacaacaaagaaaagaaggaaattatgtgattttaattataataaatttgccAACATACAAGAAACAATATCAACAAGAGCCATAAACTTTCAATATCCCAACATTTTTTTACTTAGGATCAGTTTCCCTGCTACCATCGTTAAATGCAGTTTTACGATTAGTAGCGGTTGACAgcgtttcaaaaaaattatataaatcgATTAGTACCGTTTTGAACTACTTTGTACCGCCAAAACCAAAAGCTTCTTCCTCTAAACGTTTATGGTTGTCGGTTAtggttagaaaaaaaattaaacattaaattGTAACTAATCACAATCACCCAAAACTACTTTATATATTTGACAATATCACATTCATGTTAACCCTAATTCGTTTCAATCTATTGAAAACATGGCTTACATCCAATAAGAAAGTCAAGACACCAACATAAGTGGATTATGATTTTTTTCCATTACATATTTTActgtttatgatttatgataTGTTTTTGGTTGCTTAAATTCTCTGAATCACCAGTATATGATTTATATGTGTATGTGAATGTTTTTGTGATCATTAATGATgccataaatttatatttaattattaattattattttgttattcgATTTTAAAactatctttttaattataaaattttaatttttttctactaaagaatttttattaattattttttgtatatatggGTGGGTAAActagttaaaaaataaactgCAAATGTAATAATTTCAAACGTTGTGCCAGTTATAcaaaacatttaataatatttgaaatcaTATCCATAATTGCAAATACTGCGTTTGAACCAGTGAGACCCTTGGGCTTACTAAGGGTTGTCCTTAAACGTCGCCAACAATCTGATAAAGCCACGAGGAATACTTTCAGCAAGATCCTCAAGTCAGATATAAAAAGAGTCTTATTCAGGATGAGTTATCCTTCACTAGACTCTGCAATTATTCGTTTGAACAAACAACAAACGAAAAAAGGAAATTATGTGATTTTAGTTATAATCAATTTGCCAACCTATAAGAAACAATATCATGAAGAGCCCTAACAATAACAATATCAGCAATATATAAGAAACAATATCAGCAAGAGACCTAACCTTCAACATCCCAACATTGTTCTACTTAGGGGTTGATTGATTTTCCTGCTACCATCAGTAAATGCAATTTCACGATTAGTGGTTGACAACgtttcaaaacaaatatataaatcgCTTTGTACCGCTTCGAACTATTTTGTACCGTTCTAAATCAAAAGCTTCTTCCCTTAAACGTTTGCGGTTGCATGTTGTGGTTAGAAAAAAGGTTTACATTAAATTAGTTACACAATCACCCACAACTACTTTATATATTTGACAATATCACCTTCACGTTAACCATAATTCATTTCAATCTATTGAAATCATGGCTTCCATCCAAAAAGAAAGTCAAGAAACCAACATAAAAGTGTATTATGTTTTTTCCATTAgttttattgtttatgatttattatatgtttttggttGTTTAAACTCTCTGAATCACCCAGTATATGATTTATATGTGTATGTGTATGTTTTTGGTGATCATTAGAATGCATGAAACAATAATGAtgccataatttttttttttaattattaattattattttgttattggaTTTTAAAACtatcatttttagttataacattttaaactatttttttgtctactaaatactttttattaattatatcttGTATATATGGATAGATAAACTAGTTAAAAATGAACCGTAACcccaataatttttaaacagtGTGCCAATTATACAAAACgcttaataatatttaaaatcacaaTCATCCGCATTTATAACCGCAAACGTTTCGTTTAATCAGTGAAACCCTTAAATTTACTAAGGTTTGTCCTTAAATACCACCAACGATCTGATAACGCCACGAATAATACTTTCAGCAAAAATCCCAAGTTCGGACATAAAAAGAATCTTATTCAGAATGAGTTATTCTTCGCTAGACTCTGTAATATTTTCACGGAAGCAACATCACTAGGGTAGTGGAGTAAACTTTATGAACCATAGGTTTCACATGGGTACGTATCTCTCATCATAGAAACGAATGGAGAAGGAAGACTAGCTAGTATTTGTTCTGCGTGCGGTTTTCTTGCTCAAGTTCAAGTTCCTCTGTCTATATAAAAACCCAATAGTAAAGGGCCTAAAAGTCCTTAATATGGGCCGAGGTTAATGAAAAAGATAGACACGTCAAGTTTTAACCTAGGTGCAGACTACGATGATGAAGCTCAAACGACGTTGctcttaatgattttgtttttgttttacctTCTCAAGAAGACGCTCGGGAAGGTCAAAGGGGAGTGAAGAGTCAACAAGAGttttcagaagaagaagaactaaGTTTAGCAACTTTCATGCATGGATTCTCTCAGGAGATTGGCCCATGTAATTAGTTCTCGTCTACTCACATGCATCATATCATCGGCTGTTTCTATTTCTTTTCATCGATTCTAAAATTTTATCTCCATTTGATTGACATAATATTGAAGATGAACTCTCAGCCTTCATATGGAGGAGTTCGGAATTCCAGCGAGGAGAAACGAGTTTTGGATAAATCAAGGAGGTAATTAATACACTGCCTCATGTTTCCATTTTATTCTTCTGCTTCCTTTAAAGTCTCtagatataataataataatatactgAACTCTCTGCTGCTGTTCAATTTGGTGGATCTAGTTTGCTCAACTGGTTGACTGAAAGGAACTTTGACAATATAAAGGATGAGATCGTCCAGACGATTATAAGAGCATCTCCCTCAGCTTTCGTTATCAAGGTGCATACATgccttttttatatttgtatatctCCTCCATGTAGTATCTAAATATCTAATGCTTTGGTATGTATGATACGTGTGCAGTCTCTAGTGTGTTTCATTTTCGATATGGCGATGGTGGACAGTACTGCCAATGTCTTATTCGCTCGTCTATCCGTCCATCTTTTTCAGTCTCTTCCCCCTTTCCCATCAGCTGACTCTCACGGCGAGATTACCACTTTCGAGAGACTCTTATTGTGTAAATGCCGAATGGAGCTTGAACACTCCTCATCTCCTGAAACTCTTAGACATGCACCACTTGTTTACGTTGACGAATCTGACTCCTGGAGATTTATCAAAACCGTTCGTCTCTTGGCTGAAATCTTCAATAACAGGATGCTCTCCCAAAATACTCGAAAATGTATTATTCAGGTTAATTTTTTCCAAACTGCCTCTTTAGATATgctaattaacttttttttttttaaaaaaaaaacataaatataggCACAGTATGTGACTTTTTTTGCATTACTTGTAAATTTAGGTGCTCATGAATCCCATCTTCCCACCTGAGAGGAACACTGATGCTATGAACATTTTTTTGTCCTCCGTTGGAGTACTAGTAGACTTCCAACTTTTTGATGAAAACTTCAAACAGCTAGTGCAAAATTCACGGGTACCACCATCCATATATATAAATCTCATTTCAGTTTCTGTGACTGtgattatctctctctctctctatttaaCGCCCACCGCTCGCTTGATTTACAGGCAGTAGAGCTGGAGATCAATTACAATGAACAAGTCACGCTGAGGAAAGCAGCAGAAGATGCACTTGCCAGAAATAAAGAAGCACTAGATTTGATGAAACGGCTACTTGAATCTTACAAGGAAGACAAATGTAAATTGGATTTACATTCTCAAGGTTTGGAGCAGAAGTACAAAGACGAGTCGAAGCTTAGGAAAGAAACAGAATGTGCGCTTGCTATAGAACGGGAGAGCATTGCCAAGGTAAGGCTGGGACTTGAAACTCTCGAAAACGAACACAATAACTTGCGGTTGAAAGCTGAGGAGCTCGAGAGCAACTACACGGACGAGCTGATTCTCAGGAAAGAAGCAGAAATTGCACTTGATAAAGAAAGGAATGAGTTGGAGGCGGTGACGCTAATGTTTGAAACTTGCAAGGTAGAACAAGACAACCTGAACTCGCAGGTCAGAACTTGGCAGGACAAACACGACCAAGAGTTGAGCCTTAGGAAAGAAACAGAGGATTCACTTACTAGACAAAAAGAAGAGCTTGAGATAGTCAAAGGACTACTAGAAGCATACAACCAAGAAGCAGATGCGATGCGAGAAGAGAGGGACAGTGCTCTCGAAACAGTACAAGAGCTCACGAGAAAGCAGTTGGAAGAGCGTCAACCCCTGCCATCTTTTTTCTGCCCTATCACACAGGTAAATccctttttgtttttatttgactTGCGCAACACACAAGTAAgccatttttcttttatatgtttgTATATGCAGGAGGTGATGAAAGATCCACACTTCGCTGCGGATGGTTTTACATATGAAGCAGAAGCTATTAAGAAATGGTTTAGCACAGGTCACGATACGTCACCCATGACAAATCTCAAGCTTGCTCATCGCAACCTTGTCCCAAACCGCGCTCTCCGGTCTGCTATTCAAGATTTGAGTTAGATTCTTCCTCCTCCTGCTTTTCATTCCCCTTTTACTAAAAAGTTGGTATTTGGCCTATAATGAGTCTCTCTACCTCTACTATGTATGATATGAACCTTTCTTGATTTTgctatctgtttttttttttctcttagcTACTCTACTATGTTTGTTTTTcaataaatcataatatattGCAATAGTCTCTCGTAATTCCAAAGACACTATGTTTGTCTATAAAACGAGAAAAGATAGACTCTTAAAAACTGAACATGATAATAATATGCGTTTGAAAGCCTCTGAGGAGTTTATGGCGATGAAGCAACTGCCTGAAACTAGCAAGAGAACCTGAATTCACAAGTCAGGAGTTGGCAGACAAGCACGACCAAGACGCTAGCCTTAGGGAGGGACCAGAGCCAGAGAGGATGCTATTTTTAAGAGAAATACTACAAGAGTTTTTTTACTTACTCAATGGGCTAATTGAATGAATCTTCAACAGAGAAGCAGATGCGATGTGAGAAGAGAGGAACAATCAGGGCTCTCGGATTAGTCTAAGAGATCTCAACAATGGAAAAAAGGAAGAGCTTCAACCTCCACCATCGTTTATTTACCCTATCTCACAGGAAGAAAAAAATCCCATATTTTTACAAGAAGATTACTTGCACAACACTCAATTTCGTACGTAACCTAGGTAATATGTCAGGTACTATATGTTGCTAATCGAATTCGAAACCACTGACAAGTACTTCgaatttccatatatatataagtgcGCTCGTTGTCATTTCATCAAGAAACAAAGTATAAAATTTAGGAAGATCACATGATATGTCTGCTTCATCGGCGGATAGAGTTTACGAGGAAGACTGTTACAGTACACTATTACATGATTCTAGTAGAATACTTATAATAAGAATATATTAACTCTGTTGTGAGGTACACTGAGTAGGGGGTACCTTACCTATAAGCGGCAGCTGGAAGCCTGCAAAAGCTTTGAGGCTGCAGCTAAGCCACTGAGTATGGCACCTTCGACGTTTGGACTGACACAGAAATCTCCACAGATTGCTAGATTCCTGTTTCTATCCCAGAGACACCTCTCCTCTACGGCTATGCTTTTGGCTGGGAACGCACTTCCCCTTATAGATAAAACAACAGATCTAATAAAGCTAACAAGAGATATCAAACTAATTGTGAGGGAGGGTAGGGGGTGGGGTGGGGTGCTTACCATCTGTGGGCTTTCATGAAAAAGGGGAGAGAATTAACAAGCCCTGAGCACtgaaactctttgaacatctcTTCAGCTATTTGGTTGAGTGTTTCGCTCGACAGCTTTTGGAGGCCGGTTTTGGCAATAACACTGCTGGCATAGCCTGGAGTGGAATGCAGTATCCATCTATCACTAAAAAAGTACATATAAAAAGATTTCAGAACGCTGAACCAAACTTAACCCAAAAATTTGGCTGCAACTGCTCATATACTTTAAAAATTTGACacttttgttttggttagctTGTTACCTATCAGTAGACCGCCCTGGCTTAGTGCTATCACAGTGAGCCCAGCTCAAAATCTCAGAATTCTTGAAAGATAAGCCTTTTGCTGGCATCTAAACATCACAGAAAATGCAAATGAGCCACGGCAATGTTTCCTCCGCAAAATTTATGCATACTTCGTCTAGTCTATAAACATTagtaaaagaagaagatagattACCAAAGACAATGGTTCTTTAAAAGCAAGCATAAGAGAAAAGCATGGCAAAACAGGAATATCTTGGAGCTTAGTAGTGGCCAACTCCGGGACAAGACTCAAGTCTGTGTGAAGTAAAGCAAAATAGAGATAAATGTGATATATAAGGGTAACAGTAGGAGgaaggagggagagagagagagtagttTCAAGTTATACCAAGAGGAGGTGGGAGTCCAGTTAGTTGAGTAAACCTTGGAGAAACAATGTTTTTATCAGATGCAACCACCCCATGAAAACGACCCAAGTTTTGTCCTTTAGAATCTTTCAACAGCCATGGTATATCTTCCTCTAACCACTCCATCTTGGCGATACCCGTTCCAAACATAGATTCAACACCTACGACGACAGAGAATGATGTTTTTTAGAGCACGCagactaataaaaaaaaaataaaaaagggaaaCGTACCGGAGTGGTTGCACAAGGCCTTTGAAATAGAGTTCATGCCTGGAACACCCACAtacttcttgttgttgttggt is a genomic window containing:
- the LOC108806070 gene encoding uncharacterized protein LOC108806070, with the protein product MARAACSSVVTALTLLPSKSHHLFRNHSLFSLKSTKLVGVLTLEKRCFSSKVSMSLKAGIVGLPNVGKSTLFNAVVENGKAQAANFPFCTIEPNVGIVAVPDSRLQVLSKLTNSQKVVPASIEFVDIAGLVKGASQGEGLGNKFLSHIREVDSILQVVRCFEDNDIIHVNGKVDPTSDIDVINLELIFCDLDQIGKRIDRLNKGKAKDSQSKVKEEAEKSALQRIQEALLDGKPARSVALNDLEKDVVKHLCLLTMKPMIYVANVAETDLAEPDKNPYVEQVKGLSSDLQSGHVVVSAQVESELTELPLEERIEYLNSLGVSESGLGNLIRATYSLLGLQTYFTSGEKETRAWTIHAGMTAPQAAGVIHSDFEKGFIRAETVAYDDFVSAGSLAAARDKGLLRSEGKEYIVKEGDVMLFRFNV
- the LOC108810526 gene encoding putative U-box domain-containing protein 58, translated to MDSLRRLAHMNSQPSYGGVRNSSEEKRVLDKSRSLLNWLTERNFDNIKDEIVQTIIRASPSAFVIKSLVCFIFDMAMVDSTANVLFARLSVHLFQSLPPFPSADSHGEITTFERLLLCKCRMELEHSSSPETLRHAPLVYVDESDSWRFIKTVRLLAEIFNNRMLSQNTRKCIIQVLMNPIFPPERNTDAMNIFLSSVGVLVDFQLFDENFKQLVQNSRAVELEINYNEQVTLRKAAEDALARNKEALDLMKRLLESYKEDKCKLDLHSQGLEQKYKDESKLRKETECALAIERESIAKVRLGLETLENEHNNLRLKAEELESNYTDELILRKEAEIALDKERNELEAVTLMFETCKVEQDNLNSQVRTWQDKHDQELSLRKETEDSLTRQKEELEIVKGLLEAYNQEADAMREERDSALETVQELTRKQLEERQPLPSFFCPITQEVMKDPHFAADGFTYEAEAIKKWFSTGHDTSPMTNLKLAHRNLVPNRALRSAIQDLS
- the LOC108813586 gene encoding uncharacterized protein LOC108813586; translated protein: MSASNLIRRRSVYDVAMKVAVIGSGISGAVCASTLAKNGVSVTIFDSARGPGGRMSQRREVGEDGKELTFDHGAPFFCVTNPDAISLVHEWESIGFVSQWKQVFGSFDSASNKFLGFQQEEDHTNNNKKYVGVPGMNSISKALCNHSGVESMFGTGIAKMEWLEEDIPWLLKDSKGQNLGRFHGVVASDKNIVSPRFTQLTGLPPPLDLSLVPELATTKLQDIPVLPCFSLMLAFKEPLSLMPAKGLSFKNSEILSWAHCDSTKPGRSTDSDRWILHSTPGYASSVIAKTGLQKLSSETLNQIAEEMFKEFQCSGLVNSLPFFMKAHRWGSAFPAKSIAVEERCLWDRNRNLAICGDFCVSPNVEGAILSGLAAASKLLQASSCRL